Proteins from a genomic interval of Bradysia coprophila strain Holo2 chromosome X, BU_Bcop_v1, whole genome shotgun sequence:
- the LOC119084185 gene encoding TATA box-binding protein-like 1, whose amino-acid sequence MYCSNGSSMATLLQQKNCMKSLTNGGGGGNGSNAGQGTRVLLPHEMVSIPISPMTTSGSTLSTGVSTVQHHHSQTLHQQHHHQQQQQQQPNQFTNYNFYNSIHSNSDSANIFRQPSTSTINLQHPHHISHNPDLSTLTSSVPFMNQSDHSDHSNNATTSCSDINGDEIKTEVKIEEDVTESSEQNLIQQMDEDEQEPEPEIDIVINNVVCSFSVRCHLNLREIALNGINVEFRRENGMVTMKLRRPYTTASIWSSGRITCTGATSEDQAKVAARRYARCLQKLGFSVRFNNFRVVNVLGTCSMPWAIKIVNFSEKYKNEASYEPELHPGVTYKLKFPKATLKIFSTGSITVTASSVANVQAAIEHIFPLVYEFRKKRTVAEQKEKHVSASAKRKHTFGHASNDPIDDNMYVSESDEFDDDEDVANI is encoded by the exons ATGTATTGCAGTAACGGGAGTAGTATGGCTACTCTGTTAcagcaaaaaaattgtatgaaatcaCTTACAAATGGTGGCGGCGGTGGGAATGGCAGCAATGCCGGCCAAGGTACACGGGTTCTTCTTCCGCATGAAATGGTTAGCATCCCTATATCGCCGATGACAACGTCCGGTTCAACTTTATCCACTGGTGTGTCAACTGTCCAGCATCATCACAGCCAAACACTGCATCAAcaacatcatcatcaacagcagcaacaacaacagcctAATCAATTCaccaattacaatttttacaataGCATCCATAGTAACAGCGATAGTGCTAATATATTTCGTCAACCGTCAACTTCAACCATTAACCTGCAACATCCTCATCACATCTCACACAATCCCGACCTATCGACGTTAACTTCATCCGTGCCATTTATGAATCAATCGGACCATTCAGATCATTCGAATAACGCAACGACATCGTGTTCGGATATCAATGGCGATGAAATTAAAACCGAAGTGAAAATCGAGGAAGATGTCACCGAAAGCAGCGAACAAAATCTGATTCAACAAATGGACGAGGATGAACAGGAGCCGGAACCCGAAATCGATATAGTCATAAATAATGTAGTGTGTTCGTTTAGTGTTAGGTGTCATTTGAATTTGCGCGAAATTGCATTGAATGGTATCAATGTGGAATTTCGGCGAGAGAATGGTATGGTTACGATGAAATTGAGGCGCCCATATACAACTGCGTCGATATGGTCGTCGGGTAGAATTACATGTACTGGTGCTACATCGGAAGATCAG GCCAAAGTAGCAGCACGTCGGTACGCTCGTTGCCTTCAGAAATTAGGTTTTAGTGTAAGGTTTAACAATTTTCGCGTGGTAAATGTTCTTGGAACGTGTAGCATGCCATGGGCTATTAAGATAGtaaatttttcggaaaaatacaaaaatgaagCCAGCTATGAACCGGAACTGCATCCTGGCGTAACCTATAAACTGAAATTTCCTAAAGCTACTCTTAAGATATTTTCGACGGGAAGTATTACGGTGACAG CCAGCAGCGTGGCAAACGTTCAGGCGGCAATCGAACACATTTTCCCGCTGGTGTATGAATTTCGAAAGAAGCGAACCGTTGCCgaacagaaagaaaaacacgTTAGCGCTTCCGCAAAACGGAAGCATACGTTCGGTCATGCCAGTAATGATCCGATAGACGATAATATGTATGTGTCTGAGTCGGATGAATTCGATGATGACGAGGATGTGGcgaatatttga